The DNA segment GAACTGTGCATTCGGGGGCACGAGGGGGGAGCAACTCGCTACTCGAGCATTTCGGCGGCTTCCTCGACGTCCATCACGCCCTGCTCGACGGCCTGCAGAATCCGCACGATTTCGGGGTCCGGACCCGGGTCCTCGTCGCCGATTTCCTCGAGGGTGACTTTTTTCGAAATACCGACGAACTCTTCGAAGTCGGTTCCCTCGGCGATTGCCGTTTCCTTTTTGACGCGGTAGTTCCCGCCGTCGGTCACGTGGAGGTCGCCGGGATGGAAAAAGTACCAGTCCTCGCGGTCGAACCGGACCCCGATTCGGGGTTTCGCGCCGAAGTTCTGGGCGAAGTAGATGAGCGCTTCGACCTCTTCGCCGGTGAGATAGATCGGGTTCCCAGCGCTGGATTTGGCTTCGATCGCATAGAACGTCTCGCCGTCGCCGGCGAGCACGTCGGGCAGTTCGCGTTCGGTCGCCGACCCGCTGGCGGGCGCTCGCATGACGGCAAATCCGGCTTCGTCGAGCGCGTTGACGAGTTCGCGCTCCCGACGGTCACCCTTCGCCTGAGACATACCCGACGTTCACGCCCGAGTGGTAATAAACGGGACGACTGGCTTGCGCTTCGGGCGGCGTGTCTCCCGTCGCTCGAGGTGCCCGGTCGTGCCTCGCCACCGCTCACCTGGGTCCCGATCTTCCGTCGAAACAGGTTTGGCCGCTCCGGCGAAGGCTCGTGCATGGACACGACGGTCGCAGAAATCGTACTGTTCGACGGCTTCGACGAACTCGACGCGATCGGCCCGTTCGAGGTCTTCAAAAACGGCGCTCGAGCGGGGGCTGACCTCGAAACCCGGTTGGTAACCCTCGAGCCGACCGAGACGGTGACGGCGAGTCACGGCCTGCGAGTCGAACCGGACGGCGTGCTCGACGAACCGGACCTGCTGGTCGTTCCCGGCGGCGGCTGGACGAGCGCGGACGGCGGCGTTCGACGGGTCGTCAACGAGGGTCGACTGGCCGACGCCGTCGCTGCCCACCACGAACGCGGTGGGACGCTCGCGGCGGTCTGTACGGGGGCGATGGTGCTCGCTACTGCGGGCGTGCTCGAGGGACGGCCGGCGATCACCCATCAGGTCGCCCTGGAGGACCTGGCCGATTACGCCGACGTGACCGACGCGCGGGTCGTCGATGACGGAGACATCCTCACTGCGGGCGGGGTCACCTCGGGGATCGACCTGGCGCTGTGGTACCTCGAGCGAGCGTTCGGCGAGTCGGTGGCGACCGCGGTGGCGACGGAGATCGAACACGAGCGACACGAATCGATCGTTCGACCGTCGTGATCGATAGCTGATCGGGGTTGGCTAGGGGCGACATCTTGCCCACTTTTGCGAACGGATGGTGCGGCGATTTCCAGTTCTCGAGGCCGTCAATCGGCACTCGAGGTCGCCACCTCGACGGCCCGG comes from the Natronosalvus amylolyticus genome and includes:
- the hjc gene encoding Holliday junction resolvase Hjc gives rise to the protein MSQAKGDRRERELVNALDEAGFAVMRAPASGSATERELPDVLAGDGETFYAIEAKSSAGNPIYLTGEEVEALIYFAQNFGAKPRIGVRFDREDWYFFHPGDLHVTDGGNYRVKKETAIAEGTDFEEFVGISKKVTLEEIGDEDPGPDPEIVRILQAVEQGVMDVEEAAEMLE
- a CDS encoding DJ-1/PfpI family protein produces the protein MDTTVAEIVLFDGFDELDAIGPFEVFKNGARAGADLETRLVTLEPTETVTASHGLRVEPDGVLDEPDLLVVPGGGWTSADGGVRRVVNEGRLADAVAAHHERGGTLAAVCTGAMVLATAGVLEGRPAITHQVALEDLADYADVTDARVVDDGDILTAGGVTSGIDLALWYLERAFGESVATAVATEIEHERHESIVRPS